CGAAACACATCACTAGATTggagattaattaattatttacgtcATTCAAGTGTAAAATTTGTATACGTGTATAGGTGGTACCTACATTTGAAGGATTCCCTGGGACGTGGGAGTATTTGCCTCGGGTGAGCCCGGACCGACGGGGACAGGCGTTTGCACTCCCAACTGGATATCAGCTAGTGATGTTTGGTTTATcgatattttgttaaatttactatttaacgtaaaataaaatactttttgatTCATATAACTGTGAGAAACAGCACATTCTTATTAAATGGTGATAGAGTTATGAAAGAGGAATTCagatattatgaaatttaaaattagctTCACACGAGTAGGTGTTCTCCTAtcgaaataaattgaatataatctGGTCATAATTTCTCTgcagaaatgaaaattttacatcatcGTAAGTTTTTATAAAGATACATAAACATCGTCACAGTTAATATTAATACGAACTTTCTCATATATATTACGCAGTACGCTGTCTTAACTATAGACACTCGTACtccattaataatataagtatttcatgtaaaattaatgattatttcagtaagtaaataggtaatttttgtaagcaaattgttaaaaatatcgaCAAAAGATAATTCCGCACATCACTACCAGCTAAGCCAGCCAAAGCCACGCTAGGCAAAACCGAATTTCCGAAACGTCTAATAAGTTGGATGTTAACTCTGTCAGCACCACGTAACTTATGTATGTAAATGACGTCACCAGTCTGGTGTGGTCTTTGTTCCCTTGTATTGTAGAGCCTTCGAGGGGTCTCGGTATATTTGTCGGTGTCTATAATGAGTAAGAATATTTGGGCTCATTTGATATTTAATAGATTATTCAGCAAATAAATAGGACGGATATTAAAAGGCAAAGAGAAACCtagatgtttatttttatcgataaaacAATATACGCTCACGCGTTTACCACTGAACCAATACAAGGAGGCGGTCGTAACTCGTaacttaacataaaattagtTAATCATAACAGAGAAGCTACTAACcaaatataattcatatttgGTTAGTAGCCATTTCTcagttgaaaatttaaatcaaacccagtaacatatttttttatattattaagaagaCGATCTCACTCAGTTACATTCCACAGGTACAcgatattttgcaataaatgtgcctatgttctttctcagggtctaaacaTTCtatgtgccaaatttcataataatcaGTATTCAGTTGAGAtatttaagcgggaaagcgtaacaggcagacagacagagttactttcgcattcatCATATTAGTACTTAGGGATTACAATTCAAATCAGTAACCCCATTCTTATTAGGTTCTCAAAATGAtttctaaattattgtttagCCACATAGATATATTATTCGTAGCATTGCTACGAAGCTACgagtagataataaaataattgctaATCTATTTTCTGCCTCTGCTATTTCTTGTTGAATGctgatgtattttaaataataaaaatagaaaaaggcAAGTGTTGTGAATACCGTCGTCCGAAAAAGcgaaaacttataaaaaagtgTTCGTTTTTTCAAGAAAAATACACGCGATATTTATAAGGAGAaagattattttcaattaatctTTAGGTTTATACAAgcattaaaaaacataaataatcattagaaaaatgaaaacaatggcacttttaaatacatatacaatttaagctaaataattaattaagaacGAATTCATTCCCCTTCATTTTACGTTGAAGTAATTTCAACGTAAAATCTCGAAGAAATCAACAAGTGTTcgaagaaatataaagaaacGCACAAACGATAATGAATACAGAATCGAGCCCTCCCAGATTAATGTACTAATTAGGGGGAGGAGGAAAAGTGGCGAAAAGTCTCCAACTTGAGGCAGGTCGGGAACATTTTTTACGTCATTCTCAAGTATTGAGCAATGAACTTTGAGAATCGCGATTCTAAGAAATTCGGCTGGCTCTttcgtattaataataaaaacatctgaaaatatatttcgacttttggaattttttatCTTCAATTAGACGAATAACTGATTTATTAACTAGCCAGTTAAATGATGCCTAGATTTGTGTATTAATGTTCAAACAGTTTTACATAATTTGATACTGTTGCATTTAATATTCTTCCAATGGAACAGattgtaagtacctacctacttatgttACATGttctatctttttttttattattatacataggtacctacattaataatttctaaaaaagtacaattgaaaataaaagctCAAACATAACAGAAATTTAAGTAACTACAGGCTGTCTACACaactagtttatttttttaaatgacagTGAATGCAATTGAATCGGTCAtcgaattataattaattaaaggtAAGCAGTTCATAATTTATCAGTGAACATCATAATTATGAGAAAAACGATTAATAAATTCTGCTGAAAGAAAGAAAGCGTGTTTCTCGGTGTTTTATAAGCtgaaaaataagatttataaatCCCCTTTTGACCCTTTACATCATATAGAAAGTattagctgtgccgcgcggtttcacccgcgtggctccgctcctgttggtcttagcgtgataatatatagcctatattactcgtggataatgtagctttcgaatggtgaaagaatttttaaaatcggtctagtagtttatgagcctattcattacaatcaaacaaacaaacaaacaaagtttttctctttataatattagtgtagatgagtaaatataacatattacaAGGACTCTACTATAAAACTGGGCAAATAAAACAGTGATAACCAACGTCACTGtctgtatattatattcttggatttgattattgatattttacataaatgaagtatccataattattaattacataaattttcttgtttatttaCCTATAGGTCAACAAAGTCTGTGAGGTTTCAAATCTTCACTTAGATTCTTTAGATCTCTTGTAGTATCATCCTGAGGGTTCTTAATAGCTATAATTTCGGCTAAGTGTTATTCCATGAAGTCTGCGAATATTCATATCGCTAAGTCCTTTACAACTTGACTCATTCTGTTTATTAAGCAACTAGTGAggcaataaattatacaagatgtagttcacaaaaaaatcataacacaatattataaaaatcgtACCGAATGAAAATTCTTTTGAGCCTCAAACTCGGAACACAAAACCTCACAATCACACGCAAACTAAATAGTTATATTAACACATTTTTACACGTGAAACTAACCTCACCTCAAAAAGGAGTGCTAATTACAAAATCGTAGCTACCAAAATTGCGAAGCACTCCCGAACACCCGCTTGAGGCAAtcataatgaatattttattttatcacagCCCCCGCCCGAGCCATGAACTTGACACCGAGCGAAAAATTAGTTCACAGGAGAAAGTGAATTTTGTACCGACTTTGCACTTTTTGAACCAAACTACACTGAGATAAAAGAACTGCGGAGTTCTCGGGTGAAggtttttaaaagttttgcaGCTATCGCTTACAGTTTCAAGACGTGTTTTGTGGATTAAGTAGTTTTAAGGGTGGACTAATAAGtgctaataatatactacCAGTTGAGTAGGTATTTACGAAAAAAGGAGGTGatcaatgaaataattaatttaatctctaaacatttaaataacaaaacaattaatgaaaatttatatttcatcatTTTGATTTGTTCAttgataataatgttttttccagcataatttttttttttatttataaaaacagttTAACGGTAGGtaaattatactaattatatttttaagagaaTTTAGTTAATTTGAATTAAGCATGTTGTATGCACATAGTTAACttccttttattatattcttaaaattgtttgtattttttgtgcCAAACTGAAACGTGAAAATTAATCTACAATATcaagataaattttattctctCATTCTAATGTTCAGTGTTtgtctatattatatagtttccataacaaataggtatccataaatgtttaatagttttcaataaaaagaaagaagattataatatctactacATTAATCAAAAAGCTGTAGAGTTTTTAAAAAAGCAACAGATAATTTACTAAATCGTCaaccaatatattatttacttctatattataatcttttaaaatatggCATATCCGTAAGCAATGTTCACAAAAAATGTGCAATATTACGTATACGTAGATACCTATTGGAAATGACAGTTTTCATTATCTGAATATGATCATCATGAGGTAGTTCTAATAAGAGTTGTATCAAATAATGCAGAGCAAAACCGCGAATGAATTAAGCTTAAAACATATTGTTAAACGAATAGACAATCAAGtgatataatttcaataagcCTTTGAATGCagtagttattatattttcacaatattaGTTAATTCCCTGCTAATTAAATCCTCTACAAAGTTACGCGCAGGGAAAACCCTAACAGTTCAAAAAGCACGAGAGAGCTACTCGTGAATTAACATACTTTACTCAAAGCAACCAAACTAACCGCGTACGAGAGAAAAATATCTAACGTATTTCACGCATTCATTCCGTGTATGGGgctaattaaaaaagtacagAGAGTTGGCTTTGCGAGTGCCGTAGTTCCGCTACTCGCCGCTAGGCAGCGCAAAGCGCTTTGACAACTCGGATTTTTATAGGCTGGGGCATGTTGttgggtttcatttttaatgaGGTCGTGCATTCGGGTTTGTGCAAGGGAATTGCAGGCCGGTAACTCTTTGTGAGCTCAAGCAGGCCCGGTGAGGCGTGAACCAAAGAGCGCGGCTGTGTGCGTGCGTGAAAGGGTTACTTCGTTTGTTTGCTACTCGTTTATTAATGGCGtatgataaaaactataaGTAGCCCGGCTTATGTAAGACGTCTTAGAATAAATGTAAAGAACCCATTCGTTGGGATATGGTGTTTTTCTTAATTCATAATGGTGGGTaggtatttttcttttaaatagaCCAagcattatattttcattttattttattcatgtgtgccgttttatattttttccaaagACTTTTTATTCTAACTGAAGTCTGTGTGTTATAGGTACTCAgcataataaatttctttgtCTTTTCGTCGCATTTAGTTggtttcagttttaaattttaaaataaattcttataagacttttgataattgatattatgttgtattatgtatacctatataatattttatattttaatgaacatTACTTCTTATACTGGCTTTATTGAATAatctagtacctacctacttaggtttaattcaaaatattctaGCAGTGTGATATGCCTCTTTATTAGGAAAGCgttataatgtaattataagaattaatttaaaccAGCCAAccttcaaattaatattagatCGCATATGAGAcagtgttaaaaaaataaaataatcattaaaatcggttcatccactTGAAAGTTCTGTGGTAACAACCAAAAAACAAACAGTCAAATTGTGAAACTCCtccctttttttaaattggttAAAAAATATCAGAAGTATCTCTAATTCTGCGAATGTTcgaataggtacctatcatCGGCATCATCAGCGGCTAGATCGCTTGCTCGCTTTTCCAAATGAATAGGTAATTGGCTAAACAATTCTTATATCTAAGATAAACTAATGTGAAGCTAAATAGAAGatcgaatataatattactctataaatatttaaagtataaaagatcaagaacaacaaaataaatgtcCAGTAGGTTCACCATTGTGTAGAAAAAAAGTATTAGGTTCATCATTGTACAAAAAAACGACTCGTTAGTATCCAcaatatgtttaaatttaagatgtgttaaactatgtatttgtaattttttgtaagGCTTTTcgaattcaaactcaaacatttcaCTATTCACCTTTAGTTCTTTTAGGTGCGCTTTAGAATCGTCATAATACATAGAAATAACACGTATGTCGTGTATGGAGCCGgctaaaaataacttttttcaGTCTTTTATAATgctaagtatttaaaatatttctctgATAAGGCACTGTTTTACtaaaataggtaatatttaacaaataaaatttatttcacaatttATCAAGTTTAAATACCTAGGTTCTTAAAGCTCTTAGATACCTACACCTCTTTTGCACTTTCGCTACAGCTAAAGTctgtagaaaatattattaattatgtactaaatattgtgataaaagagcatttgaaataaataaatgaatatataaGTACCAATAAGAAATTAGGTATAAGAATCCGTTAGCATactaataggtaattattattctatttagATCAGTCTTATAGGAGGTTTTACAAGTAGACGCGGATTTTATTCTTgaagttaaattaattatccaTTTTTTATTCAGATTAAGAACTTTTTCAAGTTGCTATTCATTCGTAAAGTTAAATACATTTCTCATAAGCctctttcaaaataaatgataaattagTAAAAGCGACATCTATCCGTGAGTAGCTATTTCCAGTATGTTCTACGAGATGGCGCTAGGTAGCTACTCCTAGAGCTTTTCAAAAGCAGTCGCCGCGCGCCGTGAGAACAGTTTTAACTTtccgataaaatattatttatagcttttaattaaaaataaacataaaattaaacttatattgTGAGTACCATCTGATAGAGTCACAGGATagagtatttattaaaaaaactgacagtggacaagaagaaaaaaaaggaaaaaattccaaaaatgAAAAACGCTTGAAGTCCGCCGTCACGCGTAATTTTTCGATGTtgataatttaacaatatttggtTTTAAAATGACAAAATTAACGTGTAATAGCGAATATTAAATAGTTGGTATACAAATTGTATGATATGGTTCGGTGGAGGACGTGCTTTGTGCTGGCAATGCTCCTGGTCCTGCCGGGGAGGGTCACGTCACGGTCTGAAGATGAAGAGGATGAGGAGTGAGTGTTCTGTTTATCTTATTGTAGtatcttatattaaaatgCGTAGAGTTGTTATGTCTTACGCTTTTTAGAGAGTTCCTACCACGTCTTAGAGCGATATGCCTAATGATAGGTGCAGAAGTAAAGTAATTCACTTGTTACAATGTAGAATATGTAAGTAATGCCAATAGGCGCAGAGgaacacatttatttataatttgcgTTTGCTGGTAAATGAATGTCTAATTTAGACCACCGGGCGATCAAAGTACATTTTGTGTTCTTCTTTATAGAAGAGGATTGTTACTATGCTAACAGTTTCATGAACAATAACACTTTGAATCGCAGTTCGATCgttctattttaatattttcttaattgttAGTATTCAACGGATGTGTATTGCTAtcaaaaatatgtatctatttgTCTTCTTCATTGTATTACTTAGAACATAAAATAAGCTTTATCGATGGTTTTATTAAAGTCATATAAATACGTCTAAAGACCTTTTATCTGAAATGGAAACCTTTGAAAGCGTCTTGTTGTGCTTATTTTGAGTACCTATGAACATACTTTATGTATTGTGATACcgctttatttattgatatgtgttttatatttattaaacaacttATTCAAGTACAACAAATTcgatataattatatcaatagGTATCTACCAAAAGGTtctgaatattattaattaaccattcataaaaaaaaaactttttaaattgagGGTGGTTACTCTTAAAAAGAATCTCTTGCAATCATCAATTATTAAACagtaacttttaatattataaactataaacttTCATAATCATcgaataatcataatatatcgctaaattattattgttatctaATATATTTCTTTCTGTGAATAGTAGGTATGTTTACCTTACCTAATTGAAATAAGAACCCCATTCAGTCACAAAAagtttaataactttattgaaaataaaaacatctttTAATGTCTCCATTTTACAAGTCTCATCAGATGAAATACCGTTGCCAACTATCTAAAACAGGAAGCTCTTCAGCCGGAGCGACGAGGAAGACGACGACGACagcgacgacgacgacgacgaggAGGTGGAGCCAGTCGAGAAGGAGGTCCCTGGTCGTCGAGCGCCGCCAGTGATGTTGCAGACGACCAGAACCGCGCCAGTCACGAGGACCACGAAGCGACGACCGCTCGAATGTTACGTGTGCGCGTTCAAGCCGGAGACGCCGTTAAGAGCATGCTTGGATCCTACTAAGTATAGGTGAGGtgggatttaaaaaaatataatatgtattacctacataatatgagGTGGGAATTTGTATCATGATAAAACTATATTAGAGAGAAGTCTATGTGGTTTTTGCACATTATCGAAATTGTAGAGAGAAAGAAAAGCACATGCGTTGCGTATGTACTTCTCACTTTTTAACGTCATTTGTAAgctttaacttaaaaaaaattaagctcGAAGGCTTATAGAAAAGTTGGTAGGTACATGTTAGGAATGCTGTGGTATCTTGGTGCTAATTCAGATTTCCAAAATCGATTCTAAAGCGATAAGACTATGGTTGAAATGTGTTGATAAATATCATAATTCATACCTTTCAATATATTAAAGTCcgatgttttaataaattctaaaatgttGATTGGTCATTGATCTATTATATCGTATAATGTACTCAGTAACTACTGATATTAAtgcaattttaagtaaatgtaGCTAGCATTTACTTCGCAAATCAGTCGGATGTTGCAAAACATTTGTAAGTTGCGGATGCCGATATTTATTGacagttttatcaaaatctctTCTGCAGAGTGCACACAATGACATGCCACAGTGTAGAGGACAAATGCGTGACAGCGGTGACGTCGAAGGGCAGCACATACGAGTCGGTGACGCGCGGCTGTCGGTCCGGCTGCGTCGGGTCGCCGGACACCACTTGTTGTGAGGTAAGaggttatattttaagatatctataatacctattataaagctgaagagtttgtttttttgaacgcgcGAATCTTGGAAACTAaaggttcgatttgaaaaattatttcggtgttagatagcgcCATTCCGAGGAAGGCTAtttaggctatataatatcatctcgctaagaccaacatgaGCGGACCGCTGCGgctaaaaccgcggagcacagctagtgatATTGACCTAGAGCAGCCCAGGACCTAGCTTCAGCCAATGCactatgtaataattatattgtgatGCTTAATTTTGAAAGCTATTGTTATTTCACcttatcttaaaattaaaacaaagtatTGTTTACAGTTAAACAGATGCAACAACCAAGCGTTCGCGATGCCGACAGTGATCGCGCCGCGTGCGCTGACACAAGAGAGCAAAGCTGCCAAAACTCTGCCCACTTCTGTACTATTCTTTGTTACAATACTTTTGGTGTTACAAACCGTTGTTAAAGTCACTATAGTGTGATGTACAGTTTTGTGGTGTGACCTTAAATTGTACGGGTTTTTtggtgaatatattttttcggTGTTCGTTGGAGTTTTATTTTCCTACTGAATATGAATAGGTAATAGTGATGCTTAACATCATGTAAATTATgaagatttttataaagatgaaataaatatagctATTGGATCTTGGGATgaggtacctaataattaggatagataaataaatattttaacatgtaaatcaataatttcacTATCCAATTAACTATAGAATCCGATCCAAACTTTTAGATAGAGCTGAGTAAATGCTGATTTTTTGAAGACTAGAAGACTTTTAGATTTCTGTATTAcaatttcaaacaaacaccAGAATATTCCAGTACACGTTTAGACCACAAGTGACCTCATGTCAATTGCCCTTATATTGTAAAAGATCGTCGAGATACGCAGTCCCTTACAAAAAGCTTAGGTGAAGGGACGAGGGGTCACTCGACTCGCGGTCAAGCCTTTCCGCTCAATTGGTTTCCTTCCGTGGGGAGTGTGTGATGAATAATTGGAAATCACTTGCGGTTTGTGCATATTGGgtgtttagatttttttagaattaacatccatactaatattataaatgcgaaagtaactctgtctgtctgtctgtctgttactcaatcacgccttaactactgaaccaatttgcatgagattttgtatagagatattttgatagccgagaaaggacataggataggttttatcccggaaatcccacgggaacgggaactatgcgagtttttctttgacagcgcgggcgatgccgcgggtggaaagctagtgttatTATATGagaaagttaataaaaatgctGGTCATTTCATACTTATTACTAAAATAGTGTATACTAACACAAATATGGATGAATgtcttgaaataatttaatttattattacataatatttattcgatTCCATTTAACCCTGAACTTAGCTATCAGGATTCAGGCtatcaaatatgaaaaaaaagcaCGCAGCATGAAGGTAAGTAAACAGCAGTATTTGTTTTTTCATATTGCCATGTCatactttttgttttttatttcggaaaaatcacaaaagaatatatataagaatatgtacttatatatttttttaatataaattatcataatccAAATCATAATACGAATATTTGATAGATGATAGTTTCAATGAATCCTTatctataaacaaaaaatagtaAATCACAGAAACCACAAACAATTTGCGAAAATCCTATTGATATGAGCGAGTGATAAAAACTTCTCAACACGATACCCCAACAACAAGGGGAGCCGCTGACCGCAATATTCACTCAGGAAATTCCAATAAACAGCATTTTCCGCCCTCAATACTCTATTTGGGGTGTCCAGCGTGTTAAAAAGCCAGTTCACTTGTCCTTAACATATGGACTAAATTGTTTGTAAGGGATCTCCACCCCTTCACAAAAATCAACTctattttctaaattataaGGTTGATAGTGATGTAGCTATAATAGATGTATTGCTTTGGGAAAATATTCAAAGGCGAGAAAATTCTTGATATCCGGTCCGGCgttttgtgatttttattGGCTACAAGGGTTCGTGAGTTGATGTGTTTGATCCAAATATTTGGGGCTATGTGTGTTTATTTGGCGTGATTTATTGGT
The sequence above is a segment of the Colias croceus chromosome 14, ilColCroc2.1 genome. Coding sequences within it:
- the LOC123697336 gene encoding uncharacterized protein LOC123697336, whose protein sequence is MVRWRTCFVLAMLLVLPGRVTSRSEDEEDEEKLFSRSDEEDDDDSDDDDDEEVEPVEKEVPGRRAPPVMLQTTRTAPVTRTTKRRPLECYVCAFKPETPLRACLDPTKYRVHTMTCHSVEDKCVTAVTSKGSTYESVTRGCRSGCVGSPDTTCCELNRCNNQAFAMPTVIAPRALTQESKAAKTLPTSVLFFVTILLVLQTVVKVTIV